One region of Mucilaginibacter gotjawali genomic DNA includes:
- a CDS encoding OmpA family protein, whose product MKFKLIFCLFFLAKALPSWSCQRDTIRLFYDINQKELTPAHKVTLDSLSRFIKDTTVVKIHGFADYLGKRDSNFTLSTARADLVKAYLQKLHSKSERLFANGKGQIDASTKAHSAIGDPFNRRVEIIFARPALPKPALKKPIIIVPRSRDTARLTKKNDSVYTRINNIGGRNVGDSISFSELTFQPGRHFLRPSAVRYMVALKELLKAHPNLKIEIQGHICCQYNGKDGEDFDTRKFELSLTRAKFIYDYLVSEGISPNRLTYKGLGSKEPKVYPEMSSIDQDQNRRVVIVLTGK is encoded by the coding sequence ATGAAATTTAAGCTAATATTTTGCCTCTTTTTCCTTGCGAAAGCTTTGCCTTCCTGGTCGTGCCAGCGGGATACCATACGGTTGTTTTATGATATTAACCAAAAGGAGCTCACGCCTGCCCACAAAGTTACCCTTGATTCGCTGAGCCGTTTTATTAAAGATACTACCGTCGTTAAAATTCATGGTTTTGCAGATTACCTGGGCAAAAGGGATTCAAACTTTACGCTGTCCACTGCGAGGGCAGACCTGGTAAAAGCCTATCTGCAAAAGTTGCACAGCAAAAGCGAGCGACTGTTTGCTAATGGCAAGGGGCAGATTGATGCTTCAACAAAGGCGCATTCTGCCATAGGCGATCCCTTTAATCGCAGGGTCGAGATCATTTTTGCGAGACCTGCCTTACCAAAACCGGCGCTAAAAAAACCAATTATTATAGTTCCCCGTTCACGTGATACGGCGCGTTTAACAAAGAAAAACGACAGTGTTTACACGCGGATCAATAATATCGGCGGCCGTAATGTGGGCGACAGTATCAGTTTTAGCGAATTAACGTTTCAGCCGGGCAGGCATTTTTTGCGGCCATCGGCGGTACGTTATATGGTGGCTTTAAAAGAGCTGTTAAAAGCCCACCCTAACCTGAAGATTGAGATACAGGGGCATATTTGCTGCCAGTACAACGGCAAAGACGGCGAAGATTTTGACACCCGCAAATTTGAACTTTCGCTTACCAGGGCAAAATTTATTTATGATTACCTGGTAAGCGAGGGCATCAGCCCAAACAGGCTTACCTATAAAGGCCTGGGCAGCAAAGAACCCAAAGTTTACCCCGAAATGAGTTCGATCGACCAGGATCAAAACCGGCGGGTGGTAATTGTGCTTACAGGAAAATAG
- a CDS encoding glycosyltransferase — protein sequence MIIAVTVTLFFVVLRFTVTLFNFLSNPKLTRVNKHYTDFVSILIPARNEEANILKLLKAIQLQDYKNYEVIVYDDESSDNTYQICTDHAAKYQHVSVIKGGTLPDGWTGKNHACHQLAGKAKGDYLLFLDADDTVNNGLINSAVHRMKLYKLALLSLFANQEMETFGEHVTVPLLHYLLLNLLPLRLVFLTKSAAVATACGQFMLFDADVYRQNAWHQLVKDKIVEDAGIMREVKIAGFNGDVLLANGMMDCRMYRSYSEAITGFSKNALAAFNYSIAGLLIYLLMLLSGPMIVITTLNFSLIFFMGGLILLTRVMISLSAGQNVLYNILLHPVQMINMAIIAFLSIQKHLTKTVVWKGRRV from the coding sequence ATGATCATTGCTGTTACCGTTACCCTGTTTTTTGTTGTTTTGCGGTTTACCGTAACGCTTTTTAATTTTTTATCAAATCCAAAATTAACCAGGGTAAATAAGCACTATACCGATTTTGTTTCGATACTGATCCCTGCCCGCAATGAGGAGGCTAATATCCTTAAACTATTAAAAGCAATCCAATTGCAGGATTATAAAAACTACGAGGTTATTGTGTATGATGATGAATCATCGGATAATACTTATCAGATCTGTACAGACCATGCGGCTAAATATCAGCATGTAAGCGTAATAAAGGGCGGAACACTTCCTGACGGCTGGACGGGTAAAAATCATGCCTGCCACCAATTGGCGGGCAAAGCTAAAGGCGACTATCTTCTATTTTTAGATGCAGATGATACGGTGAACAACGGTTTGATCAACAGCGCCGTTCATCGGATGAAGTTATATAAACTGGCCTTGCTCAGTCTTTTCGCCAACCAGGAAATGGAAACCTTTGGTGAACATGTTACGGTGCCCCTTTTGCATTATTTGTTATTAAATTTATTGCCGCTCAGGCTGGTTTTTTTAACCAAAAGTGCTGCTGTGGCAACAGCCTGCGGGCAGTTTATGCTTTTTGATGCGGATGTTTACAGGCAAAATGCATGGCACCAGCTTGTAAAAGATAAGATAGTTGAGGATGCCGGCATTATGCGCGAAGTTAAAATTGCCGGGTTCAATGGCGATGTATTACTGGCTAACGGTATGATGGATTGCCGCATGTACCGCAGTTACAGCGAAGCGATAACCGGTTTCAGCAAAAATGCACTTGCGGCGTTCAATTATAGCATTGCAGGATTATTGATTTATTTGCTGATGCTACTGAGCGGCCCGATGATCGTGATCACGACCCTCAATTTTAGCCTGATCTTTTTTATGGGAGGTTTAATTTTATTAACCCGTGTGATGATTTCGTTGTCTGCAGGCCAAAATGTGTTATACAATATCCTGCTGCACCCCGTTCAAATGATCAATATGGCCATTATCGCATTCCTCTCAATCCAAAAACATCTTACCAAAACAGTTGTTTGGAAAGGAAGAAGGGTATAG
- a CDS encoding glycoside hydrolase family 97 N-terminal domain-containing protein, with the protein MKPTILLLLCLVLPLSFVSAQSAKTYQLSSPDGKIGITVTAGADVTWSVKHGETEVVLPSEISITLDNGEVLGKNVSVKKTIPASADETFNTPFYKKTQVRNNYNQLTINFKGDYGLVFRAYNDGAAYRFFTQKKGEIIILNEEANFNFKDDDMAFLPFANDYRNKDKFNSSFESHYDHISISAIKKIPLHFCPYWLI; encoded by the coding sequence ATGAAACCCACGATATTGTTACTGCTGTGTCTTGTTTTGCCATTATCATTTGTTTCGGCACAAAGTGCTAAAACCTACCAGCTAAGCTCTCCTGACGGAAAGATCGGCATCACCGTAACTGCCGGGGCCGATGTAACCTGGTCCGTTAAGCATGGCGAAACAGAAGTGGTCCTGCCATCTGAAATTTCCATCACCCTTGACAATGGTGAAGTATTGGGTAAAAATGTATCTGTTAAAAAAACGATCCCGGCATCGGCCGACGAAACATTTAATACGCCGTTTTATAAGAAAACGCAGGTGCGGAATAATTACAACCAGCTAACCATTAATTTCAAGGGCGATTACGGGCTGGTTTTCAGGGCATATAATGATGGAGCCGCCTACCGTTTTTTTACGCAGAAAAAAGGCGAGATCATCATTTTGAACGAGGAGGCGAATTTTAACTTTAAGGATGACGATATGGCATTTCTTCCTTTTGCGAATGATTACCGCAATAAGGATAAATTTAATTCCTCGTTTGAATCGCATTACGATCATATCAGTATTTCTGCCATTAAAAAGATACCCTTGCATTTTTGCCCATACTGGTTGATATAG
- a CDS encoding glycoside hydrolase family 97 protein: MPILVDIGNPLKAVILEADLQDYPGMYLTPGDGNNLHGVFAPLPTEEFVSRINYAVKSRAGYIAKTNGTRSFPWRVVVISKEDKQLADNDMMQRLAEPSHISDVSWIKPGKVAWDWWNDWNINHVDFKAGINVPTYKYYIDFAAANKLEYIIIDEGWSDDWDLNKSKLDVQQIVDYGRQKNVGVILWSTWYAITRDADGLFAKFARMGVKGFKIDFIDRDDQKAVSSLYSLAQKAADNHLLVDYHGMYKPSGMQRTFPNVINCEGVKGLENMKWGVNDQPGYDVSIPFIRMMAGPMDYTPGGMRNATKDAFRPVNSNPMTQGTRCHQLAMYTIFEAPLQMLSDNPTIYMKEQESTDFIAAIPTTFDASAALDGSVGDFVSIARKKGTTWYAGVMTNWNPRVITMDLSFLGEGSYKATIFEDGANANHDATDYTRKVITVTAADKLPVKMASGGGWAARFEKVN; encoded by the coding sequence TTGCCCATACTGGTTGATATAGGTAACCCTTTAAAAGCGGTGATCCTGGAGGCCGACCTGCAGGATTATCCCGGCATGTACCTTACGCCGGGCGATGGCAATAACCTGCATGGCGTTTTTGCGCCGCTGCCGACTGAAGAATTTGTAAGCAGGATTAACTATGCGGTAAAAAGCCGGGCTGGTTATATTGCCAAAACAAATGGCACACGCAGCTTTCCATGGCGGGTGGTGGTCATCAGCAAAGAAGATAAACAATTGGCGGATAATGATATGATGCAGCGCCTCGCCGAACCTTCGCATATAAGTGATGTAAGCTGGATAAAACCCGGCAAAGTAGCCTGGGACTGGTGGAACGACTGGAACATCAACCATGTTGATTTTAAGGCCGGCATAAACGTACCTACCTATAAATATTATATCGACTTCGCGGCAGCCAATAAGCTTGAATATATTATTATTGATGAGGGCTGGTCGGACGATTGGGACCTCAATAAATCCAAACTGGATGTGCAGCAGATTGTTGATTACGGAAGACAGAAAAATGTCGGCGTTATTTTATGGTCGACGTGGTACGCCATTACGAGGGATGCCGATGGCCTGTTCGCCAAATTTGCCAGGATGGGCGTAAAAGGGTTTAAGATAGATTTTATCGACCGGGACGACCAAAAAGCAGTAAGCTCGCTATACTCGCTCGCACAAAAAGCGGCCGATAACCATTTACTGGTTGATTACCATGGCATGTACAAACCGTCAGGAATGCAGCGTACTTTTCCAAACGTGATCAACTGCGAAGGTGTTAAAGGGCTCGAAAATATGAAATGGGGTGTAAACGACCAGCCGGGTTACGATGTGAGTATTCCTTTTATACGGATGATGGCCGGCCCGATGGATTATACCCCAGGCGGCATGCGCAATGCAACTAAAGATGCTTTCAGGCCGGTAAACTCAAACCCGATGACGCAGGGCACCCGCTGTCACCAGCTGGCCATGTACACCATATTTGAGGCCCCGCTGCAAATGCTGTCAGACAACCCGACTATTTACATGAAGGAACAGGAAAGCACTGATTTTATCGCCGCCATACCCACAACGTTTGATGCCAGTGCGGCGCTGGATGGCAGCGTTGGCGATTTTGTAAGCATTGCCCGCAAAAAAGGCACCACCTGGTACGCCGGGGTAATGACCAACTGGAACCCGCGTGTTATCACCATGGACCTATCCTTTTTAGGCGAAGGCAGTTACAAAGCTACCATATTTGAAGACGGCGCCAACGCCAACCATGACGCCACCGACTATACCCGCAAAGTGATCACCGTAACCGCGGCAGATAAATTACCGGTAAAAATGGCATCCGGAGGCGGATGGGCTGCAAGGTTTGAGAAGGTAAATTAA
- a CDS encoding UDP-glucose dehydrogenase family protein, which produces MKIAVVGTGYVGLVTGTCLAETGNQVICVDINEKKVKMMQDGQLPIYEPGLELLFHRNIKQERLHFTSNLAEAIAEAKIIFLALPTPPGGDGSADLSYVLGAAKDIAKLITDYKVIVTKSTVPVGTADKVTAVMNANTTIEFAVVSNPEFLREGVAVEDFMKPDRVVVGTKDERARKLMAELYAPYVRQGNPVIFMDERSSELTKYAANSFLATKISFMNEIANLCELVGADVDMVRRGIGADNRIGKRFLFSGIGYGGSCFPKDVQALAKSSEENKYNFRILNSVMEVNEIQKKVLVEKVKKYYKGDIKGKKFAMWGLAFKPETDDIREAPALYIIDELLAAGAEVSAFDPEAMKNVEALFGDKIKYAADQYEAIDGADALLIVTEWSLFRTPDFDQMDSLLKEKVIFDGRNLYDLDKMIDCGYYYNSIGRKEIK; this is translated from the coding sequence ATGAAAATAGCAGTAGTTGGAACAGGTTATGTTGGCCTTGTTACGGGTACCTGTTTAGCCGAGACTGGTAACCAGGTAATCTGTGTTGATATCAACGAAAAGAAAGTAAAAATGATGCAGGATGGGCAACTGCCTATTTATGAGCCTGGTCTCGAACTTCTTTTCCACAGGAATATAAAACAGGAACGTTTACATTTTACTTCAAATCTTGCCGAAGCCATTGCTGAGGCAAAAATAATTTTCCTTGCTTTGCCCACCCCGCCGGGGGGGGACGGCTCTGCCGATCTGAGCTATGTTTTGGGTGCTGCAAAAGACATTGCAAAACTAATTACTGATTATAAGGTAATTGTAACCAAATCAACCGTGCCTGTTGGCACGGCAGATAAAGTTACAGCGGTAATGAATGCAAATACTACTATTGAGTTTGCAGTAGTATCAAACCCTGAGTTTTTAAGAGAAGGCGTGGCGGTTGAAGATTTTATGAAACCCGACCGCGTTGTTGTAGGTACAAAAGATGAACGCGCCCGCAAACTGATGGCAGAATTATATGCGCCATACGTAAGGCAGGGTAATCCTGTTATCTTTATGGACGAACGCTCCTCTGAATTAACAAAATATGCCGCCAACTCCTTTTTGGCTACCAAAATATCCTTTATGAACGAGATCGCCAATCTTTGCGAATTGGTAGGCGCTGATGTAGATATGGTGAGGCGCGGTATTGGCGCAGATAACCGTATCGGTAAAAGATTCCTGTTTTCGGGCATCGGTTATGGCGGCAGTTGCTTTCCAAAAGATGTACAGGCCCTGGCCAAATCATCCGAGGAAAATAAATACAATTTCAGAATCCTTAATTCGGTGATGGAGGTTAACGAAATTCAGAAAAAGGTATTGGTTGAAAAGGTAAAGAAATATTATAAAGGCGACATAAAAGGGAAAAAATTTGCCATGTGGGGCCTTGCCTTTAAGCCCGAAACGGATGATATCCGCGAAGCGCCGGCATTATATATTATTGATGAGTTATTGGCGGCCGGCGCCGAAGTATCAGCCTTTGACCCGGAAGCGATGAAAAACGTTGAGGCATTATTCGGCGATAAGATAAAATATGCCGCCGACCAGTATGAGGCGATTGATGGCGCTGATGCACTGCTTATCGTAACCGAATGGTCACTTTTCAGAACACCTGATTTTGACCAGATGGACAGCTTGTTAAAAGAAAAGGTTATTTTTGACGGACGTAACTTATACGATTTGGATAAGATGATTGATTGCGGGTATTATTATAACAGCATCGGACGTAAAGAAATAAAATAA
- a CDS encoding tyrosine-protein phosphatase — protein MFGIFKKKEYKKNITFDYSSIEVDMHSHVLPGIDDGAKNPEESIALIRKMMDLGIRKIIATPHIMADYYRNTPETINGALALLKAELAKEKIDIEIEAAAEHYFDETFEDRVNNGELMIMGDNYVLFEFSFINQPPNTIPVVQRLRDLGYKPILAHPERYPYLEIDQLKTLHDWGLLFQLNTISLTGYYGKETKKAAENLIDNQLVDFISSDMHHLRHAEALKQALKMPYLEKIMIDYPLKNIMLK, from the coding sequence ATGTTTGGGATCTTTAAAAAGAAAGAATACAAAAAAAATATCACGTTTGATTACAGCTCGATAGAGGTAGACATGCACTCGCATGTTTTGCCGGGAATTGATGATGGCGCTAAAAACCCTGAAGAGTCTATAGCGCTGATCAGAAAAATGATGGACCTTGGTATCAGGAAAATAATAGCCACGCCGCATATCATGGCTGATTATTACAGAAATACGCCCGAAACAATTAACGGTGCCCTTGCTTTACTTAAAGCCGAACTGGCAAAAGAAAAGATTGATATAGAGATAGAGGCGGCGGCCGAACACTATTTCGACGAAACATTTGAAGACAGGGTAAATAACGGCGAATTGATGATTATGGGCGATAATTATGTGCTCTTTGAATTTTCGTTTATCAACCAGCCACCCAATACGATACCGGTAGTGCAGCGATTAAGAGACTTGGGCTATAAACCTATCCTGGCCCATCCGGAAAGATATCCTTACCTGGAGATTGATCAGCTGAAGACTTTGCATGACTGGGGGCTGTTGTTCCAGCTCAATACCATATCGCTTACAGGGTATTACGGCAAGGAAACAAAAAAAGCAGCGGAAAATTTAATCGACAACCAGTTGGTTGATTTTATTTCGAGTGATATGCACCACTTAAGGCATGCCGAAGCTTTAAAACAGGCTTTAAAAATGCCCTACCTCGAAAAGATCATGATTGACTACCCGTTGAAGAATATTATGCTGAAATAA
- the galE gene encoding UDP-glucose 4-epimerase GalE: MAKILVTGGLGYIGSHTVVELVNAGFEPVIVDDLSNSHHQILDQLSKIIGFKPAFYQFDLCDENKLKEFAAAEPDLEGIIHFAAFKAVGESVNNPLKYYHNNLASLLNLLRQYSGKTLNFVFSSSCTVYGQPDELPVTENAAVKPAQSPYGNTKQIAEEILKDAVVSGDAKKVIALRYFNPVGAHESALIGELPIGVPQNLVPFITQTAIGKREKITVFGNDYDTRDGSCVRDYIHVVDLAKAHVAALKLMEGETFAGYDVFNLGTGNGNTVLEVINAFERATGVKLNYEIGPRRSGDVEKVWGDVTKSAKQLHWRAQIGLDTMMSSAWAWEQYLSENPI; this comes from the coding sequence ATGGCTAAAATATTAGTAACGGGCGGATTAGGCTACATCGGTTCGCATACTGTTGTTGAATTGGTAAACGCCGGTTTCGAGCCTGTAATAGTAGATGACCTTTCCAACTCGCATCACCAGATATTAGATCAATTAAGTAAAATAATCGGTTTTAAACCCGCTTTTTACCAGTTTGACCTTTGCGACGAAAATAAGTTAAAAGAATTTGCTGCCGCAGAGCCTGATCTTGAAGGTATTATTCATTTTGCTGCGTTTAAAGCAGTGGGCGAATCAGTAAATAATCCTCTAAAATACTACCATAATAATTTAGCCTCGCTGTTAAATTTATTGCGGCAGTATAGCGGTAAAACATTGAATTTTGTATTTTCATCCAGCTGCACGGTTTACGGGCAGCCGGATGAACTGCCTGTTACCGAAAATGCTGCGGTAAAACCTGCACAGTCACCCTATGGCAATACCAAACAAATTGCTGAAGAAATACTTAAAGATGCAGTTGTATCTGGCGATGCCAAAAAAGTTATTGCCTTAAGATATTTTAACCCGGTTGGCGCGCATGAATCGGCCCTGATTGGTGAGCTTCCAATTGGTGTGCCGCAAAACCTGGTGCCTTTTATCACCCAAACGGCCATTGGCAAACGGGAAAAAATTACCGTGTTTGGTAATGACTATGATACCAGGGATGGCAGTTGTGTACGCGACTATATACACGTGGTTGACCTTGCCAAAGCCCATGTGGCAGCGTTAAAATTAATGGAAGGCGAAACATTTGCCGGGTACGATGTTTTTAACTTAGGCACCGGCAACGGTAACACAGTTTTAGAAGTAATTAATGCTTTTGAACGCGCTACGGGTGTTAAATTAAATTATGAAATCGGGCCGCGCAGGAGCGGTGACGTGGAAAAGGTTTGGGGAGATGTAACCAAATCAGCAAAGCAGTTGCACTGGAGGGCGCAAATAGGGCTTGATACCATGATGTCTTCTGCCTGGGCCTGGGAGCAATATTTATCTGAAAATCCTATTTAA
- a CDS encoding ABC transporter permease, protein MPVKTSLRENVSIALQSIAGNRLRTSLTSLIIAIGIMALVGILTAIEGVKTSVNNAFAGLGANSFTIQNRGSGLNFGNGGHDKVYPKISYDQADRFKKKFALPVLTRVNLDVTGTAVAKYGNKKTNPNISVTGSNENYLVISGYKLSFGRNFSSSELEHGENVVMIGNEIKKKLFKDEDPINKSIYIGSTQFRVIGVFATKGSSNMFGGDKFCVIPVLKAKQIDPDTNKTFTVTIQVSSPAALDATIGEATSLFRNVRGLNVTSDNNFEIERSDSIQHELSGNLSMMTMGGAAIGAITLIGAAIGLMNIMLVSVTERTREIGLRKALGATPSIIRKQFLIEAIVICLIGGILGIILGMAAGNLIAINISGAFVAPWIWLFSAILLCTCIGLISGFYPAKKASKLDPVEALRYE, encoded by the coding sequence ATGCCGGTAAAAACCAGTTTACGTGAAAATGTTTCCATCGCCCTCCAGTCAATAGCAGGCAATAGGTTGAGAACATCGTTAACATCCCTGATCATCGCTATTGGTATTATGGCATTGGTGGGTATATTAACAGCCATTGAAGGGGTAAAAACCTCCGTAAACAACGCCTTTGCAGGCCTCGGCGCCAACTCATTCACCATTCAAAACCGCGGCTCGGGGCTAAACTTCGGCAACGGCGGGCATGATAAAGTTTATCCCAAAATAAGCTATGACCAGGCCGACCGGTTTAAAAAGAAATTTGCACTTCCGGTATTAACGCGGGTAAACCTTGATGTTACCGGTACGGCTGTAGCAAAATACGGCAATAAAAAAACCAACCCTAATATATCAGTAACGGGTTCAAATGAAAATTACCTGGTGATCAGCGGGTATAAATTATCTTTCGGTCGTAATTTTTCCTCATCAGAACTGGAACACGGCGAAAACGTGGTAATGATAGGCAACGAAATAAAGAAAAAGCTTTTTAAAGATGAGGATCCAATCAATAAATCCATATATATTGGCAGCACCCAGTTCAGAGTGATCGGCGTTTTTGCAACAAAGGGCTCAAGTAATATGTTTGGTGGTGATAAGTTTTGTGTGATCCCGGTTTTAAAGGCCAAACAAATTGATCCAGATACCAATAAAACATTCACAGTAACCATCCAGGTAAGCAGTCCTGCTGCCCTGGACGCTACGATTGGAGAAGCCACTTCGCTTTTCAGAAACGTGAGGGGCCTGAATGTAACCAGCGATAATAATTTTGAAATAGAAAGAAGTGACTCGATACAGCATGAATTGTCGGGCAACCTGTCAATGATGACGATGGGCGGCGCCGCCATAGGCGCTATTACGTTAATAGGGGCCGCCATTGGATTGATGAATATTATGCTGGTATCTGTAACCGAGCGTACCCGCGAGATCGGCCTGCGCAAAGCGTTGGGGGCAACGCCGTCAATTATCCGGAAGCAGTTTTTAATTGAAGCAATTGTAATTTGCCTCATCGGCGGTATATTGGGTATTATATTGGGAATGGCCGCCGGCAATCTTATAGCAATTAATATCAGCGGGGCCTTTGTAGCGCCATGGATATGGCTGTTTTCAGCAATCTTGCTCTGTACCTGTATCGGGCTGATTTCCGGCTTTTATCCCGCTAAAAAGGCTTCCAAACTTGATCCTGTGGAAGCGTTGAGGTATGAATAA
- a CDS encoding UDP-glucuronic acid decarboxylase family protein, with amino-acid sequence MAERKRILITGAAGFLGSHLCDRFIKDDYHVIGMDNLITGDLRNIEHLFKLENFEFYNHDVSKFVYVPGDLHYILHFASPASPIDYLKIPIQTLKVGSLGTHNLLGLARAKNARMLIASTSEVYGDPSVNPQPEEYWGNVNPVGPRGVYDEAKRFQEAITMAYHTFHGLETRIIRIFNTYGPRMRLNDGRVLPAFIGQALRGESLTMFGDGSQTRSFCYVDDLVEGIVRLLFSDYAQPMNIGNPDEITIREFGEEIIKLTGTDQKLISLPLPTDDPKQRRPDITKAKSILGWEPKVSRSEGLKITFEYFKSLPEKEIQHKDFTYYNKH; translated from the coding sequence ATGGCTGAACGGAAAAGAATATTAATAACAGGCGCTGCGGGTTTTTTAGGTTCACATTTGTGCGACAGGTTTATTAAAGATGATTACCATGTAATTGGCATGGATAACCTGATAACCGGCGATTTGCGCAATATCGAGCACCTTTTTAAACTGGAAAATTTTGAGTTTTATAATCATGATGTTTCCAAATTTGTTTACGTGCCGGGCGATCTTCACTATATCCTGCATTTCGCCTCGCCCGCAAGCCCGATCGATTATTTAAAGATCCCGATTCAAACGTTAAAGGTGGGCTCGCTGGGTACGCACAACCTGTTGGGCCTGGCCAGGGCCAAAAACGCAAGGATGCTGATCGCGTCAACCTCCGAAGTTTATGGTGATCCAAGCGTAAACCCGCAACCCGAAGAATACTGGGGCAATGTTAACCCCGTGGGTCCAAGGGGTGTATATGACGAAGCCAAACGTTTCCAGGAAGCCATTACCATGGCTTACCATACTTTCCATGGCCTGGAAACCCGGATTATCCGGATATTTAACACTTACGGACCCCGCATGCGGCTTAACGACGGGCGCGTATTACCTGCATTCATAGGCCAGGCCCTGCGTGGCGAATCATTGACCATGTTTGGCGACGGTTCACAAACCAGATCGTTTTGTTATGTTGACGACCTGGTTGAAGGCATCGTTCGCCTGCTTTTCAGCGACTATGCCCAGCCGATGAATATTGGTAACCCCGACGAAATTACCATACGGGAATTTGGCGAGGAGATCATCAAGCTGACAGGGACAGATCAAAAGCTGATCAGCCTGCCTTTGCCCACTGACGACCCCAAACAACGCAGGCCGGATATTACAAAAGCCAAAAGTATACTTGGCTGGGAGCCCAAAGTATCACGCAGCGAGGGCTTGAAGATCACTTTTGAATATTTCAAATCATTGCCTGAAAAAGAGATACAGCATAAGGATTTCACTTATTATAACAAACACTAA
- a CDS encoding 3-deoxy-D-manno-octulosonic acid transferase: MLLIYNAAIRLYFVVVWIFSFFNKKAKLWISGRSKQSFVRQKDAIWFHFSSLGEFEQGRPVLEAIRQKYPENKIVITFFSPSGYEVRKNTILADAVYYLPLDTARNAKEFLDLIQPKLVIFTKYEYWYNFFKEMYRRDIPLYIISGIFRPGQIFFKWYGGLHRKMLGFVTWFFVQDDKSKQLLKKIGKEQVTVSGDTRFDRVWQNALAPKELPQIAAFKNGQKVFIAGSTWPEDEYLLAELVAGYPGWKFIIAPHEIDNDQLDRLMELLPTESSARYSIISSLNGNFSNLRVLVIDNIGMLSSLYRYGEIAYIGGGFGAGIHNTLEAAAFGLPVIFGPNYTRFKEANDLVALKVGFSITNGEQLTAIMETLVNDDAFYSAANKKILTYVKEHTGATNTILNHIEKK; the protein is encoded by the coding sequence ATGTTGCTAATATACAATGCCGCAATACGTTTATATTTTGTAGTTGTCTGGATATTTTCCTTTTTTAATAAAAAGGCGAAACTCTGGATCAGCGGTCGTAGCAAACAGTCCTTTGTACGTCAAAAGGATGCTATTTGGTTTCATTTTTCTTCACTGGGCGAATTTGAACAAGGACGCCCGGTTTTAGAAGCGATAAGACAAAAATATCCTGAAAATAAAATAGTTATTACTTTTTTTTCACCCTCGGGATACGAGGTTAGAAAAAACACCATCCTTGCCGATGCCGTTTATTACTTACCCCTTGATACGGCGCGAAATGCAAAGGAATTTTTAGATTTGATTCAACCCAAACTGGTTATATTTACCAAATACGAATACTGGTATAATTTTTTTAAGGAAATGTATCGCAGGGATATACCATTGTATATTATTTCTGGTATTTTTAGACCAGGACAAATATTTTTTAAATGGTATGGCGGACTGCACCGGAAAATGCTGGGCTTTGTTACCTGGTTTTTTGTGCAGGATGATAAGTCGAAACAATTATTGAAAAAAATAGGGAAAGAACAAGTTACGGTTAGCGGCGATACCCGTTTTGACAGGGTATGGCAGAACGCGCTTGCCCCAAAAGAACTGCCACAGATAGCGGCATTTAAAAACGGGCAAAAAGTATTTATTGCAGGCAGCACCTGGCCCGAAGACGAATACCTTTTAGCCGAACTGGTAGCCGGGTACCCCGGCTGGAAGTTTATTATCGCCCCGCACGAAATTGATAATGATCAACTTGATCGCCTGATGGAATTGCTGCCAACGGAATCATCGGCCCGGTATTCTATCATCTCCAGCTTAAATGGCAATTTTAGTAACCTGCGCGTATTGGTAATCGATAATATCGGAATGTTGTCATCCCTTTACCGGTATGGAGAAATAGCCTATATTGGCGGCGGTTTTGGTGCGGGGATCCATAACACGCTGGAAGCCGCTGCTTTTGGCCTGCCTGTCATATTCGGCCCCAATTATACCCGGTTTAAAGAAGCGAACGACCTGGTTGCTTTAAAGGTGGGATTCAGCATTACAAATGGAGAACAACTGACCGCTATTATGGAAACCCTGGTAAACGATGATGCCTTTTATTCGGCCGCGAATAAAAAAATATTGACTTATGTAAAAGAGCATACCGGGGCAACTAACACCATTTTGAACCATATTGAAAAAAAATAG